In a genomic window of Aggregatimonas sangjinii:
- a CDS encoding RNA polymerase sigma factor has translation MSHKKEHIDVLLQLCLKGKQSAQLEIYDRYYKAMYNTSLRIVKDSAEAEDVMQESFLNAFTKLHTFKGEVTFGAWLKRIVINNSIYHYRKQRKKNEVALDDLMYKVEDNDAVVSDHMVTELKAQKVMETMRSLKDNYRLSLTLHLVEGYDYEEISSIMNISYANCRTTISRAKESLRKRLTTV, from the coding sequence TTGAGCCACAAAAAAGAACATATTGATGTTTTATTGCAATTGTGTTTAAAAGGAAAACAAAGTGCACAATTAGAAATTTACGATCGCTATTACAAGGCAATGTACAATACATCGCTACGAATCGTAAAAGACAGCGCCGAAGCCGAAGATGTCATGCAGGAATCGTTTTTAAACGCGTTTACGAAACTGCACACGTTCAAAGGCGAAGTAACCTTCGGGGCTTGGTTAAAGCGAATCGTAATAAACAACAGTATTTATCATTACAGAAAACAACGAAAGAAAAACGAAGTTGCACTGGATGATCTAATGTACAAGGTCGAAGATAATGACGCAGTCGTCTCAGATCATATGGTGACTGAACTGAAGGCTCAAAAAGTGATGGAAACCATGCGTTCGCTTAAAGACAATTACAGACTTTCTTTGACCTTACATTTAGTGGAAGGGTATGACTATGAAGAAATAAGTTCGATCATGAACATTAGTTACGCCAATTGCAGAACAACGATTTCAAGGGCCAAAGAAAGTTTGCGTAAGAGATTAACAACTGTTTAG
- a CDS encoding PQQ-dependent sugar dehydrogenase, whose amino-acid sequence MKKITLLIALVVCALNSLNAQDPVTYEQAFPNLSFEYPVEIQNAKDGSNRIFVVEQSGRIKVFQNTSSTTQQQVFLDLRSQISFSAGQEIGLLGLAFHPNYSSNGYFYVYHTRSSSISGINTEMVLARYQVSSNSNAANPSSRVEIFSFDKNQVHSNHNGGKIEFGPDGYLYVSIGDGGGGGDPQGNAQNLNSIFGSILRIDIDVDGNNPLENNPDAPNGRYEIPSDNPRVGQSGLDELYAWGIRNTWKFSFDNATNRLWGGDVGQGLEEEINIIQKGGNYGWRRYEGTRTYSSSSLVTSPDIKPVYRYTHSNGDLSITGGYVYRGSSTNTALQGKYVYGDFVSGRVWALDYNGSTASSSLLFRTSGLNVSSFGLDEAGELYFSSYGTSAKIYKIVGGNEPVGPTTVAVDGVGDWKELDNGTNGIVEAVVTKGDNIYVGGSFSSAGGTSASNIAWYNKNSGWRNLSSGANGTIYALAIASDGKLYVGGTFTSIGGVAARNVAVWNGSSWSALSSGTNGKVAKIGIDGNNNMYVGGAFSTAGGISVNNIARWSSGSWAALTDSGTSVSGTNNEIRAIAFDTNNTLYVGGNFDNAGGRTANRIATWNGSNWGTLGSGTSGFVQAIVVTSQSIYAGGNFTQAGGKTVNRIARWVRSSSTWNAMGNGVSGNVNALDFDGTYVYVGGNFETAANDASTNFIMKGMARWSAGQAWQALGPGKSVGTNNIVNDLDLSDTNERLYVGGNYGVAGNVSASNMGIWSSQGFDCSDEALTTEYRINGTWSSGEATITVDEGDTVVLSLLPNDLSFTVTSPSGNSVSGDYDLGTVTESEAGSYTFTTSGGCTTSLNLVVNNNNPCTEDSVRPEYRLNGGSWTAAGSKIIVDEGDIVVLGIKPDGTSFTITLPNGQSVNNDYSIDGITPAQEGIYAFTTTEGCTANLEIEVNEDTTVNCTASSVIPEYRIGSGSWISGDGQVSVDKGTSLSLGIKPDDTSFSILLPNGTTVNGDYTITDIQPSQAGNYVFTTDAGCSATFAISVIDDGVVCDAGSIITEYQINGIWQDGLSKIDVPVGTPVVLSMLPNNIGLVITRPDGTTVGDNYSLGNATTEQSGIYTLTSSEGCTTTLEVNVFDDSACAPGTVIPEYRLNGVWASGETSITVDEGTDVMLSILPNSIDVVITLPNGAKVGDDYSLGNITVANAGTYLFETPDGCTASLLLVVPDNENCPEGSIINEYRIDGTWASGNEILNVTEGTEVALSMLPNNVPVTITTPSGEEFGDNYDLGAVVMEQSGIYVLETRDGCVSTITLVVREDIDPCASSGIIPEYRIDGVWLDGDDQITVDEGTNVMLSMLPNYVDVTITTPNGAIVGDDYALGNVTPSQSGVYTLDTGDGCTQTITLNVRDLPNCDADSVVPEYRLNGVWQSGANYLNIKQGTEVVLSILNNDVGMTITLPDGRKFGNDYNLGNFTSAKNGIYVLTSSLGCKTTLELYATAEPGSRIIVPNSSSVDFLPSNDAGSAISAFPNPTTDLVTVGVRGLSNKGFTLIVSDMGQQQLMTEEYDANHADQIQVDLSNFSSGIYILNFKETDGRVRTQRVIKN is encoded by the coding sequence ATGAAAAAAATTACTTTGTTGATTGCCCTGGTTGTGTGTGCCCTAAACTCACTAAACGCCCAGGACCCGGTAACCTATGAACAAGCTTTCCCTAATCTCTCCTTTGAATATCCAGTTGAAATCCAAAACGCAAAAGACGGTAGTAATCGGATTTTTGTGGTGGAGCAATCCGGTAGGATAAAGGTATTTCAGAACACGAGCAGCACTACGCAGCAGCAGGTCTTTTTGGACCTTCGTAGTCAAATTAGTTTTTCGGCCGGTCAGGAAATCGGTCTTTTAGGCCTTGCCTTTCATCCGAATTACTCATCGAACGGATATTTTTACGTATACCACACGCGTAGCAGTAGTATTTCCGGTATCAACACCGAAATGGTATTGGCGCGGTATCAGGTAAGCTCTAATTCGAACGCTGCCAACCCCTCAAGTAGGGTCGAGATTTTTAGTTTTGATAAAAATCAGGTGCATTCGAACCACAACGGTGGAAAAATAGAATTTGGCCCTGATGGGTACCTTTACGTGTCCATAGGTGATGGTGGCGGTGGCGGTGATCCTCAGGGAAATGCGCAGAACTTGAACTCTATTTTCGGGAGTATTCTTAGAATAGATATAGATGTTGATGGAAATAATCCTTTGGAGAACAATCCCGATGCACCGAATGGCCGATATGAAATTCCTTCCGATAATCCGAGGGTAGGACAAAGCGGACTTGATGAGCTTTATGCTTGGGGTATTCGCAACACTTGGAAATTTTCTTTCGACAACGCTACCAACCGTCTCTGGGGCGGCGACGTAGGACAAGGTTTGGAGGAAGAAATCAATATCATACAAAAGGGCGGTAATTACGGCTGGCGCAGGTACGAAGGCACGAGGACGTACAGCAGCTCCAGCTTGGTAACCTCACCTGATATCAAGCCTGTTTACAGATATACCCATAGTAATGGGGATTTATCGATTACGGGGGGGTACGTGTATCGCGGGAGCAGTACGAATACTGCGCTTCAGGGCAAATATGTGTATGGGGACTTCGTTTCCGGTAGGGTTTGGGCGTTGGACTATAATGGCAGTACGGCATCTTCAAGTCTATTGTTCAGGACAAGTGGGCTAAATGTCAGTAGTTTCGGTTTGGATGAAGCGGGTGAACTTTATTTTAGTAGCTACGGAACTTCTGCAAAGATCTATAAAATAGTTGGTGGAAACGAGCCCGTTGGACCCACTACCGTGGCGGTAGATGGCGTCGGTGATTGGAAGGAACTCGATAATGGAACCAATGGCATCGTTGAAGCAGTCGTTACTAAAGGTGATAATATATATGTAGGAGGTAGCTTTTCTTCCGCGGGAGGTACAAGTGCAAGCAATATTGCTTGGTATAACAAGAACAGTGGATGGCGAAACTTATCCAGTGGTGCCAACGGCACGATCTACGCTTTGGCAATCGCGTCCGATGGAAAACTTTACGTCGGTGGAACATTCACATCCATAGGAGGTGTCGCTGCTCGGAATGTAGCCGTCTGGAATGGTTCTTCATGGTCTGCTTTGAGTTCGGGAACGAATGGAAAGGTAGCCAAAATCGGGATTGATGGAAACAATAACATGTATGTCGGGGGTGCTTTTAGCACGGCCGGGGGAATCTCGGTCAATAACATTGCCCGGTGGAGCAGTGGTAGTTGGGCTGCTTTGACCGATTCGGGTACTTCGGTGTCGGGAACGAACAATGAAATCAGGGCGATTGCTTTTGACACCAACAATACGTTGTATGTCGGTGGAAATTTTGATAATGCCGGGGGTAGGACCGCAAATCGTATTGCAACGTGGAATGGCAGTAATTGGGGTACTTTAGGGTCAGGCACCAGTGGGTTTGTTCAGGCCATAGTAGTCACTTCACAATCCATCTATGCAGGGGGTAATTTTACTCAGGCCGGAGGTAAAACGGTGAATAGAATCGCGAGATGGGTTAGAAGTTCCAGCACGTGGAACGCCATGGGTAACGGGGTAAGTGGAAATGTAAATGCGTTGGATTTTGATGGTACTTACGTCTACGTCGGTGGTAATTTCGAGACAGCGGCAAACGATGCGAGTACTAATTTCATTATGAAGGGCATGGCTCGTTGGAGTGCCGGTCAAGCTTGGCAGGCCTTAGGCCCCGGCAAGAGTGTGGGTACGAATAATATTGTCAATGATTTAGACCTATCCGATACCAATGAGCGCCTGTATGTAGGCGGGAATTATGGTGTAGCGGGGAATGTTTCCGCGAGCAATATGGGTATTTGGTCTTCTCAAGGTTTTGATTGTAGCGATGAGGCATTGACTACGGAATACCGAATTAACGGCACATGGTCCAGCGGAGAAGCTACCATTACGGTTGATGAAGGGGATACGGTAGTTCTTAGCCTGTTACCGAACGACTTGAGTTTTACGGTAACTTCACCCAGTGGTAATTCGGTAAGCGGGGATTATGACTTGGGTACCGTTACCGAAAGTGAAGCAGGAAGCTACACGTTTACGACCTCCGGAGGTTGTACTACATCTTTAAACCTAGTGGTGAACAATAATAATCCTTGTACTGAAGACAGTGTTCGTCCGGAATACCGTTTGAACGGGGGTTCATGGACTGCTGCAGGCTCCAAAATAATTGTTGATGAAGGTGATATTGTCGTTTTAGGCATAAAGCCGGATGGCACTAGTTTTACAATCACCTTGCCTAATGGTCAATCAGTTAATAATGACTATTCGATAGACGGCATAACCCCGGCTCAAGAGGGAATATATGCATTTACGACAACAGAGGGTTGCACGGCCAATTTGGAAATAGAGGTTAATGAGGATACCACTGTCAATTGTACGGCCTCTAGTGTCATTCCCGAATACAGAATTGGAAGCGGCTCTTGGATTTCGGGTGATGGCCAAGTAAGTGTTGATAAAGGCACTTCTCTATCCTTAGGTATAAAACCGGACGACACAAGCTTTAGCATCTTGTTACCAAACGGGACCACCGTTAACGGCGATTACACCATAACGGATATTCAGCCTTCCCAGGCGGGAAATTATGTTTTTACCACCGATGCGGGTTGTAGTGCTACTTTCGCTATTTCCGTAATCGATGATGGCGTCGTTTGTGATGCTGGCAGTATAATTACGGAATACCAAATCAATGGTATTTGGCAGGACGGTCTTAGTAAAATAGATGTACCTGTAGGAACGCCGGTAGTACTAAGTATGCTACCCAATAATATTGGTCTTGTAATCACTAGACCCGATGGTACTACTGTAGGTGATAATTACAGTTTAGGTAACGCAACGACTGAGCAAAGTGGTATTTATACGCTGACCTCTTCCGAAGGATGTACGACTACCTTAGAAGTGAATGTATTCGACGACTCCGCTTGTGCACCAGGTACCGTTATACCCGAATATAGGCTTAACGGAGTTTGGGCTAGTGGTGAAACGAGTATAACCGTAGATGAGGGTACCGATGTTATGTTGAGCATCCTCCCGAATAGTATTGATGTTGTGATTACACTACCCAATGGAGCCAAGGTTGGGGATGATTACAGTTTAGGAAACATCACCGTTGCCAATGCAGGCACTTATCTTTTTGAAACTCCCGACGGGTGTACTGCGAGCCTATTACTTGTAGTACCGGATAATGAGAATTGTCCTGAAGGTAGTATAATTAACGAGTATCGAATCGATGGTACATGGGCCAGCGGAAATGAAATTTTAAATGTCACCGAAGGTACCGAGGTCGCTTTGAGCATGTTGCCAAACAATGTTCCGGTAACGATAACTACACCTAGTGGAGAGGAATTTGGAGATAACTATGATTTAGGGGCTGTTGTGATGGAGCAGAGTGGAATTTATGTTTTAGAGACTAGAGACGGTTGTGTTAGTACTATTACCCTTGTAGTTAGAGAAGATATCGATCCTTGTGCAAGTAGCGGTATCATTCCAGAATATCGGATTGATGGTGTATGGCTCGATGGGGACGACCAAATTACTGTTGATGAGGGTACGAATGTTATGTTAAGTATGTTACCGAATTATGTGGATGTTACCATTACGACGCCCAATGGAGCTATAGTCGGAGATGACTATGCACTCGGGAACGTTACACCTAGTCAAAGCGGTGTTTACACATTGGATACCGGCGACGGTTGTACCCAGACCATAACATTGAATGTTCGGGACTTACCAAATTGTGACGCCGACAGTGTCGTCCCGGAATACCGGTTAAATGGCGTTTGGCAAAGTGGAGCGAATTATCTTAATATTAAACAAGGTACTGAGGTAGTGCTGAGCATCCTTAACAATGATGTGGGCATGACGATTACCTTACCAGACGGACGTAAATTTGGAAATGACTATAATTTAGGAAACTTTACCTCGGCGAAAAATGGTATTTATGTACTTACCTCTTCCTTAGGTTGCAAAACTACTTTAGAACTGTACGCTACTGCCGAGCCAGGTTCTAGAATAATTGTACCGAATAGCTCTTCTGTAGATTTTTTACCATCAAATGACGCGGGTAGTGCCATCAGTGCATTCCCGAATCCTACGACTGATTTAGTTACGGTTGGTGTCAGGGGTCTTTCAAATAAAGGATTTACGCTTATCGTATCCGATATGGGTCAGCAACAATTGATGACGGAGGAATATGATGCGAATCATGCCGACCAGATACAGGTCGATTTGAGTAATTTCAGTTCTGGTATCTATATTTTGAATTTTAAGGAAACGGATGGCAGGGTACGAACGCAAAGAGTAATTAAAAATTGA